From one Coffea eugenioides isolate CCC68of chromosome 11, Ceug_1.0, whole genome shotgun sequence genomic stretch:
- the LOC113751063 gene encoding phosphoribosylformylglycinamidine cyclo-ligase, chloroplastic-like isoform X1: MSTSYGASKEILQCITTAVIPRRELCVKDSNVSMLKSSRLSQKFLVSSGVCTKFHCRSRKTTIVLSMSCSSRDEKAEDNADRLTYKDAGVDIDAGSDLVRRIAKMAPGIGGFGGLYPLAGDSYLVAGTDGVGTKLKLAFETGIHETIGIDLVAMSVNDIVTSGAKPLFFLDYFATSHLDVDLAEKVIKGIVDGCQQSDCTLLGGETAEMPDFYAHGEYDISGFAVGIVKKDSVIDGKNITVGDILIGLPSSGVHSNGFSLVRRVLNRSGLSLKDQLPGGLVTLGEALMVPTVIYVKQVLDLVSKGGIKGIAHITGGGFTDNIPRVFPRGLGAAIYKDSWVVPPVFNWIQEAGRIDDAEMRRTFNMGIGMVLVVDKEAATRILEDGQGTNSMYCLGEVVSGEGVSYH; the protein is encoded by the exons ATGTCTACCTCCTATGGAGCAAGTAAAGAAATATTGCAGTGCATTACAACTGCAGTAATTCCTCGCCGAGAGTTGTGTGTTAAGGACTCAAATGTGTCGATGCTGAAGTCAAGTCGCCTCTCacagaaatttttggtgtcaTCTGGAGTGTGCACAAAATTTCATTGTAGAAGTAGAAAAACTACCATTGTCCTGTCGATGTCATGTAGTAGTCGTGATGAAAAAGCTGAAGATAATGCTGACAGACTTACATATAAGGATGCTGGTGTTGACATTGATGCTGGATCTGATCTGGTTAGAAGAATTGCCAAGATGGCACCTGGAATTGGAGGATTTGGAGGGTTATATCCTTTAG CAGGTGATTCATATCTTGTGGCTGGTACCGATGGTGTAGGAACAAAACTCAAGCTTGCATTTGAAACTGGAATTCATGAGACCATTGGGATTGATTTG GTTGCAATGAGTGTCAATGACATTGTCACTTCGGGAGCAAAGCCTTTATTTTTCCTTGATTACTTTGCTACCAGCCATCTTGACGTTGATCTTGCTGAAAAA GTCATAAAGGGTATTGTTGATGGTTGCCAACAGTCTGATTGCACTCTTTTGGGAGGAGAG ACTGCAGAAATGCCAGATTTCTATGCACATGGTGAATACGATATCAGTGGTTTTGCAGTCGGCATTGTCAAAAAGGATTCTGTAATTGATGGGAAAAACATTACAGTTGGAGACATTCTTATTGGTCTACCATCAAGTGGAGTCCATTCAAatggattttctttggttagaAG GGTTCTCAACCGAAGTGGTCTTTCGCTGAAGGACCAACTTCCTGGTGGATTAGTCACACTAGGCGAAGCTTTGATGGTACCAACCGTCATTTATGTTAAGCAG GTGCTGGACCTTGTTAGCAAGGGAGGCATTAAAGGTATAGCCCACATCACAGGAGGTGGTTTCACAGATAATATACCCCGAGTTTTTCCAAGGGGTCTTGGTGCTGCCATTTATAAGGACTCTTGGGTAGTTCCTCCCGTTTTCAATTGGATTCAAGAG GCCGGAAGAATAGATGATGCTGAGATGAGAAGGACCTTTAATATGGGGATCGGAATGGTATTAGTTGTTGACAAGGAGGCTGCAACCAGAATACTGGAGGATGGACAGGGGACAAATTCAATGTACTGCCTTGGTGAGGTTGTGAGTGGTGAGGGAGTGAGCTATCACTAA
- the LOC113751063 gene encoding phosphoribosylformylglycinamidine cyclo-ligase, chloroplastic-like isoform X2 produces the protein MSTSYGASKEILQCITTAVIPRRELCVKDSNVSMLKSSRLSQKFLVSSGVCTKFHCRSRKTTIVLSMSCSSRDEKAEDNADRLTYKDAGVDIDAGSDLVRRIAKMAPGIGGFGGLYPLGDSYLVAGTDGVGTKLKLAFETGIHETIGIDLVAMSVNDIVTSGAKPLFFLDYFATSHLDVDLAEKVIKGIVDGCQQSDCTLLGGETAEMPDFYAHGEYDISGFAVGIVKKDSVIDGKNITVGDILIGLPSSGVHSNGFSLVRRVLNRSGLSLKDQLPGGLVTLGEALMVPTVIYVKQVLDLVSKGGIKGIAHITGGGFTDNIPRVFPRGLGAAIYKDSWVVPPVFNWIQEAGRIDDAEMRRTFNMGIGMVLVVDKEAATRILEDGQGTNSMYCLGEVVSGEGVSYH, from the exons ATGTCTACCTCCTATGGAGCAAGTAAAGAAATATTGCAGTGCATTACAACTGCAGTAATTCCTCGCCGAGAGTTGTGTGTTAAGGACTCAAATGTGTCGATGCTGAAGTCAAGTCGCCTCTCacagaaatttttggtgtcaTCTGGAGTGTGCACAAAATTTCATTGTAGAAGTAGAAAAACTACCATTGTCCTGTCGATGTCATGTAGTAGTCGTGATGAAAAAGCTGAAGATAATGCTGACAGACTTACATATAAGGATGCTGGTGTTGACATTGATGCTGGATCTGATCTGGTTAGAAGAATTGCCAAGATGGCACCTGGAATTGGAGGATTTGGAGGGTTATATCCTTTAG GTGATTCATATCTTGTGGCTGGTACCGATGGTGTAGGAACAAAACTCAAGCTTGCATTTGAAACTGGAATTCATGAGACCATTGGGATTGATTTG GTTGCAATGAGTGTCAATGACATTGTCACTTCGGGAGCAAAGCCTTTATTTTTCCTTGATTACTTTGCTACCAGCCATCTTGACGTTGATCTTGCTGAAAAA GTCATAAAGGGTATTGTTGATGGTTGCCAACAGTCTGATTGCACTCTTTTGGGAGGAGAG ACTGCAGAAATGCCAGATTTCTATGCACATGGTGAATACGATATCAGTGGTTTTGCAGTCGGCATTGTCAAAAAGGATTCTGTAATTGATGGGAAAAACATTACAGTTGGAGACATTCTTATTGGTCTACCATCAAGTGGAGTCCATTCAAatggattttctttggttagaAG GGTTCTCAACCGAAGTGGTCTTTCGCTGAAGGACCAACTTCCTGGTGGATTAGTCACACTAGGCGAAGCTTTGATGGTACCAACCGTCATTTATGTTAAGCAG GTGCTGGACCTTGTTAGCAAGGGAGGCATTAAAGGTATAGCCCACATCACAGGAGGTGGTTTCACAGATAATATACCCCGAGTTTTTCCAAGGGGTCTTGGTGCTGCCATTTATAAGGACTCTTGGGTAGTTCCTCCCGTTTTCAATTGGATTCAAGAG GCCGGAAGAATAGATGATGCTGAGATGAGAAGGACCTTTAATATGGGGATCGGAATGGTATTAGTTGTTGACAAGGAGGCTGCAACCAGAATACTGGAGGATGGACAGGGGACAAATTCAATGTACTGCCTTGGTGAGGTTGTGAGTGGTGAGGGAGTGAGCTATCACTAA